The Culex quinquefasciatus strain JHB chromosome 2, VPISU_Cqui_1.0_pri_paternal, whole genome shotgun sequence genome contains the following window.
acgtcagtggatgtttacattagggaCGAGCAGGACagtctctttgtttacacttcgcccatttacattgttttgcttgaaatgacAGGATAGCAAAAAAGACTAAAAGTAAAACAACAAAAtggtaaaatatcaaaatagctAAATGGACCATttttaaaccacgtggacactttaggggaggggaggggagggggtgggtatggcgattgtccacaatccagataaaaaagtttttttttgtatggacaattgttcacggggggggggggggaacagattcccaaaaagtgtccacgtggtttatggatggtccaaaTTAATAAACCAGCAAAATAGCCAAATAGCACTATAGTAAATCAATAAAAtagcaaaattgacaaatagcaaaagtatttgataaaaaatgaaacttattttatgtttgaaggaatgaaagcgaaaaatctttttataaaattcctcaAGAGACGTCAAAAAAagtgtcacaaaaaaaatctttttgcaaatcaaagggacttaacaataattttgaccaatataaacaaaatagaaagttataaaccaatataaacaaattttaaaaatctaataaatgaaatttaacttcaaaaatataagctcaaaaaaactaaaatcttaaatttcaatatgattaaattttagatttcgaaattctaaaaattctaaatcttcGAATTTTAATACACATTGTATTCCAAATTCCTCACTTAAATTTCATTCcgaaacaaattgcatttccaatatttgaaatattttgctcttaaaatttaagaatttataatttaagaattaaaaaaaaaaagaatttaaaaattgatgaatttatgaatttgagaattttggaacaactcaagaatttaaattttatttgagatttttgagatttccgttttttttttgcaaaatagttttaaatttaatattttttagttttcaaattttgatttttttaattttgattttttttttcaaatttgcttttttctttaaattttgaattttagattttttaggtttttggagtttcggaatttttaaattaggattttagaaattcgaaatttttttaatctgaattttatttttttttaaactattaaaatataaaaaaagtttcgaattttttaaatttgaattttgaatgatggagcattaatttttgaatgttctgatctttttatttttcgccaagaatgtttaaatttagaaaaaaatatttctacgggTAAATCCCATCAAAAATGCAAAGACAAATTGAATATATccactataaaattaaaaattaataaggttaaaaaaaacattactcaaaactaaaaaaaaatacatatccaGAGCCAGATATATTAAGAAATGAGTTAAGTGtagcaataattttatttaagaaattctcatacatttaaaaaataatctctatataatcttcatcttaatttttcgacggttcttattaagaaaatacaaacaaacatgttcagaaaaaaatctattaataagaaattggaatttcactcaatggataCAAACTAATTCTCATTATTCTtgatccgcgccaaatccgtgCGATCCGCGCCGTTTGTAACAACCCTGAgtctatttttgattgttgtattttttatcgttgttttttatctattttaatattgtttgtGTATGTGTAGAAAGCTGTattttatttagtatttttgtgtTCCTTTTTTTaccccagtttttttttgtttttctgtttaatttcttttatctatgtatttttatacttttttgttcaaaaatctttgtatattattatttttgtactttcgtatatttatattttgttattttgtatttaGTATTTGTTTAATCATGTACTTTCTtatatttgtagtttttttttgtattttgtattttaaattttgttatttttaatcgttttttttttgcatttttatattttttgtgtttgtgtagttgtgcttttttgtatttttgtgattCTGTTTTTTAGTATTTACCCGAGTGTCTagtatttttattctttttgcaGTTTAATTTGTAATctctgtatttttatattttttattcgtgtagttacgtttttttatgtaaatttgtatttttgattttttttttattttgtatttttccatTTAGTCTGagtaagtgtgacattgcaagtataggaagggggggggggggataaattttggctgattttagcgtaacGTACTTTATCGATGAAGCCTTTCCTACTGATCGGCCTCTCGGGCGCCGGAACAAAAAGGGTGCGAGAAGTAATTTCTCTCTCGGAAAAGAAGTAAAAAAGGAACAAATGCGGAGCACTTTAATAAATCAACGCTGGTCAGTTGAGCTTCCAGGCGACGGAACCCTTTGCCCAAGTCAACTCGGCCAGTCCCGGCCCCTGGAGTTGCGAGAGATGTAGCATATGATGCAGCGAGTTGGACAGATCGGCTTCGGTTTGTCCGCCGGGGAACATTGAGTTGGCAGCCGATGGTTCGCTCCGGCAGCCGTTTGGCTCAGCACCGACAGACTGCGCTGGACGGACTGTTGGGGTAGACAAACAGCTGAACGGTCAGGTACGCAGCCGTCGGTTCGACGGCCTGCTCGTATAGTATCGTATAGCTGGTCGTTCTAAATAATGCTCTGGGTGTGGAACTGCAGGTCTTGCTGCATCGGATTGCACGGCTGTTCACTTGCCGGCTGCTGTTGCTGTAGGTTTGTGTAGGCCACTGCGTTTTCATGAGCATGCGGCGTAAGATCTCGCTCTGCTGCTCAGGTACTGCTGCTGGGCCAGCAGGTTTTGGGCCAACATGTCGACCAGACGCTTGAACGCCGTGCTGGACTCATCGCCAAACCGTGACGTGACTTTGTTGATTCGGATCGTAAGACTCCGACGTGTGGAAGCCACGGTTGTCGTACGCCTCAGGTCACTATCCGTAGTGACGCTGGTTTTACTGCTGTGGGAATCGCCTGTTGCCGAAGGCGTCGCTGTTCGACAGGAATGCCAGACAAAAGTTCTTCCCGCTCGACTGTTTATATGCCGGAAGCGCGATCACAGAGGAACCCTTTGATCGTCATGGCGGAAAAGTCAGGCGTGTCGACCGGCCAGTTGGTTCCTGTTCGAAGAAATACTAACATTAAGCTCAAAAGAACACATTCAATATAATCTACAAACATTTTCAACGCGTTTTAACTGTTAAGTTTGATAGGGGAGCTTACGAGTTTTGCATGCAGGAAATCAGGTTGAACACGACACTTCCGCATGACTTTTTCGTCTTCATCTGCTCAACGTGGATGAACCCGTTGAGCAACTTCTTCAGCACAGCTTACGGCACTTCCGGTGGGTCCGCCATGCACTACAAACCGTCAGCTGCTAGCACGAATCTGTATGCCGGATCAAAAATAGCATTATTTAGGGCTTTGGGGCTCCCATGTGCTGGTTACCGTTACTTTACCGGGAGCTTGGTTAATCAAGCAAGTTTACCGTTGAATTATTCCTCTGCGGTATGTGGCCCTTGGCTAAGCCGGTTCATGATCTTTGTTTGGTATGCCGCAGCAACGCAGAGGACAGTGTGGCACGTTCATCTATGATTTGATTTCCACCACCTGGTAGTTCCCGATCCTGAAGCGCATCCGAACGAACTTAAGGGGTGACTCGGGAATCGGTTCCGGTCCTTCCGGGACTACGGGACGTAAGTCGGCCCCGGCTTGGCACCCTAAAACATTGTTGACAAGGCGGGGTGGTGCTTTATATCACGTTAATCTCCCTCGATTTAGCACAAACATACGAATCCAATCTGTGCCACTCCGGCGCGCCTATTGAGAGTTTTGACTTTACATGTGGTCCTTGTCGAACAGGAACTCGGCCAGCTTCCTGCCCTCCTTCGGGGCGTCATCGATGCCGGTCATCTTTCGCAGGGTGGCGATCTTTTCGGCCAGTTCGCGCTGTCCCTTGTGCTGCTCGTCCAGGTACTCTCCGGTCAGGTAGTCGACCAGGTGGTAGTCGTTCTTGTCTCCCTCGCAGGTCTTGATCAGGTTACGAATGCTGAGCGTGACTTCCTGCTCCTTCTTCAGGGCATCCTCCAGAGCAGACAATCCGGTGGTGGCGGCCGGGACCTTGTCCAGCTGGAAGGTGTTCTTGTTGACCAGTTCCTTTCTGCGCATCAGGGCGTACTCGATCAGCTTGATGCCGTGCTCGCGCTCTTCGCCGGCGGCGTGGAAGAAGAACTTCTCGAAGCCGGGCAGGTTGATATTCTCCTGGGCAAAGTATGCGGCGTACTTGAGGTACACGATCGACGCGTGCAGCGCGTCCACGCAGCTCCGGTGCAGGTCGTTCCACACGTACTCGCGCTCCAGCTCAACGCCAGTTTGATGGGCCATGGCCGGTTCCTGGTAGCAGCAGCGGCAGGTTAGGAAGTGCAACCCCGGTGGTTGCACGGGCCACGGCGACGGATAGATTGCGGTTTCCGTTCCGACGGAGGTTTTATCGCGGACggcaacaaacaaaacaaaatatggtTTTACCGGTTTGACATCTTGTTTTGACTGTTCTCGCTGTCAAAAGCGAGGCGAGAAAGAGAAAAACGATGATGGCGGCAGCTGTCACGCTGGTAGTAAGcgattcaaaaaatgtatggggggaatcagtttaaattcaatattttccaaGTTATGCAAAGTAGAGTCATAAAATTTGACCTGgtgaaagcttattttttttaagaccaGCAGGTCAAATTTTATCCGGCTGCGATGTGTATTTGCtgagttatttgcaaaaaactgaatttcccagaacaaatttgaattttttaccaCCAAACGAACAGCgccatctatgagatttttttgccCGTCGGGTAAtccattgatgaaattttaaggaaatgcgagcaattttaagatttttcatgattttttgacctcaaacttccaTGCCCGGTttccccacttccctttgtcgtagagggctcatatttggcatgagttcatctcatgtatagacaaacaaacgctgaaagtttcattcaaaatcggagcacctcgatacgacctctagaacaaaccgagcaaaatctacaaatactgtcTCTTAAGTTTCAACAGGAAATTTGTCGCTATACATAGCTGGTCGCGGCAAATAAGAGAttctaataaaaatattgcaaacTTTGCAACAAAATCTTCACCCTTGCAAATAATATCTGCACACTAAACatttgcacacttgaaatcctacccccagtgttggtattatcgcgctctcgcgagaaaaatttctctctctcgcgagcgagaaatgctatccttcttctcgctcgaattccaacactgcCTACCCCTACCTCCTACCCCCTGAGTTTTCCAatttgagtttgtaaacaaatagtGTATCCTGCTTACATCAGgatatgtttacattaggattTAACaggaaaaaatctttgtttacaaactcacatcCACATCAAcctatttacattgttttgctgaaGATTGGCTGAAGATAACTATTTGCATGTATTCATGGTCTAACTAAAAGATAAAGATGTCAAACAACCGGGGGTTTAGTGTAATAGCTCgatattttccacaatttcgtTGTTTGTGAATGGCACCTGCAACCCGAGAGGGAGcagtgtcctatccctcgcttgGTCCAGCCGTGAGCGAAGGCATCGCTCACGAAATCGAGCGCCATCCGCCTTTGCCGCTTGGTGGTCCGTTCCGGAAGGTCCGAAAAATTCAAAGAGCAAGTCTCAGTCGATTAGCAAAATCGTATCCACCTCCGACTTCCTCGCTCTGCCCGCGAAACGCcccaaaagtgggcaaaaaaTCAAAGGAATTTTGAAAGTCGAGTGCGCAGCCGGCCGCCAAAGATGACGGCGGTTCTCTTCCGGTTGATTTTTTCGACGCCGGTGTAAACAAAACGACGTAGTCAACATCCGGTTGCAAAGCGGAGCAGAAACAACGGCCAGCAAAGCGGGGCAGGAACTATGGCCAGAGGATTAACCGGTAACGGTGGAGGACGCTGCTGCAGCACCCCCGGAAGACGGCGGAACGGCAGATCAGCGAAATCGACGAACAGATTTGAAACTGTTCTCGGGTGCTGAGATTTTAGTGGAAAATGAACGAGGTGCGGCAGCGGACGGCATCGACGATCGCCGCTGGGGAGAGGCAGATTATTGAGGGGGTGGCGCAGTGATCAAGACGGGGATTAAGAGTGAGGTAAGTGACGACGATGACTGTAGTTGGACAGCGTTCCGTTATGGTTATTACGAATGTCAAAGTCACAGAAGTCTTGTTTTGATCTTGGCCGGATGGTGAGCACGTTCGGCCTACGAACACTGAGCGCCGGTTGCCTGAAGGTGGGACACAATTGACAGGTGCGGCTTGTTATTCTGGAGTTTCCGCCGAGACGATTTTGGTTACGACGGCGTATGCATAGTGTTTTAGCATTTTCGTATCGAGCCAAAATATTCGATTAGCCCTTGTTAGCTAGAAAATATCTCTGCAATTACAAAACTTTTACGTTCTAGTGCGAGGGACCGGCCATCGGGGATAGTCGACCCGATGGGGTAGTGAAACGCGGAGTTTAATTAAAcaatacagtaaaaaaaaatctttatttgacGAGACTAAAACGTAGAATCAGCTGTCAGGGCCGAGCCGGAGGTAAAGCAGTCTGGGTGGTGTCGTGACCAGACGGACATATTTCGGTCGTTGTCTCGCGGATTTCGGATGCCAATTCAAAACGCGTGTTTTATGGCCAAAGCAATGCAGAAGactgatttatttttctttctgtCACTCACACTACCATACAAGTTCTCGCACATGCCAGCACACCAATACGATTGTTCGCTACAAGATATTATGCTAGGGGTGCTCACATTTCTACATGCCACGCTCCATCACTACAGGTGGCTGCAATGTTGCCAGTCACAACATCTCCCCCTTGAAATTGGCCGTTCCGGGTTGAACCGGAATCGCACTCTTCATGGCACAGAACAGCGAGCAGATACGGATGGCACCTAATTTGTTTACAAGTTTTACTCAAATCATTACTatcaattcaagcaaaacaatgtagaataccgaagccgaagtgtaaacaaagagtctatcctgctcacatcagttgatgtttacattaggaacgagcaggatagactctttgtttacacttcggcttaagccctattacaatgt
Protein-coding sequences here:
- the LOC6047705 gene encoding ferritin subunit, with product MAHQTGVELEREYVWNDLHRSCVDALHASIVYLKYAAYFAQENINLPGFEKFFFHAAGEEREHGIKLIEYALMRRKELVNKNTFQLDKVPAATTGLSALEDALKKEQEVTLSIRNLIKTCEGDKNDYHLVDYLTGEYLDEQHKGQRELAEKIATLRKMTGIDDAPKEGRKLAEFLFDKDHM